Genomic DNA from Caldicellulosiruptor hydrothermalis 108:
CAACCTCTTTTATGTTATCAAAATATTCAATGTTTGAAAGAATGTTATAACCATCCAATGAATGTCTTTTGACTATGGAATATTCTTCTTGCGTGAGCTTGTCAGGTTTGTTTAAGATACTTTCCGGAATTACAATCTTGCCAATATCGTGAAGATATGCGGCAATTTCTAAGTCAAACAGGTCTATCTTATATCCCTTTGAAAACAGTTTTTCTCCTATTTTCTTGCTGTATTTCATAACCCTTTCTGCGTGTCCTTTAGTGTAAGGGTCTTTCATTTCAATAATAGAAATTAAAAGCTTTATCGCTCCTTCAAAGTTTCTCTTCTCTTTCTCAAATAGTTCTTTCAAGAGCTTATCCTGCTGCTTTAATATCGAAATCTTGCTTTTTATTTCGTTTGAAAAATATTCCAAAATTAACTCTACATTTTTAAACCTTCCTTCTTTTTTTACGTTTGGTTTTGGAGTGGTTACATCACCGTTTATGCCAGAAAATAGCGAAATAGCATAATCTTCAAGCTGAATAACCCTTCTTGTAAGATATACTCCGCCTAAAAATGCAATAAGTAAAGTCAAAGCCATGAGAAACGAAAATGTAATAATAAGCAGTTTTTCAAAGTGTCTTTTTATATTCACAAGTGTTTTTTCGTTATAGTCAATTACAAGTGTTCCTATCCTATAGCCTTCAATATCAAATAGCTCAACATGATTTTTAAGAAAGTTTTCTTCGGTAGTTGTATTTGTTTTATCCACGAAATATATCCTATCCACAATATAAGGCTGTATCAAAGACACAAACTCATCAATATCCCTTGCCAGAAAAAGGGCTCCAGCAACAGGTTTTGCTAAATCTTTGTCATCCAAGACAGGAGAACATACAAATGCAAACACTTTACCGTTTATTTTAAGAAAGCCTCTTTCAACAGGTATTAAATTTATATCATCAGAAGGGTAGACTGTACTTATTACTTTTTTGAATATCTTGAATATTTTTGTATTGTCAGAGCTTTTAATATCCCCAAATGGAGAATGATACGAAATAATCTTCCCCTCTTTCGAAAAACCAATTATTAAAGAAAAATTGTAAGGTTTTTGATAGAGCCAGCTTGTCCAGTAAAAGTTGATTGTCTCTTCATCCTTTGTCACAACAGCTCTGTAGAGTTCATTCCAAATAGCATAATCTTTCGCTATAGTAGTCATATCATCAAAAATCTTTTGAGTTATCCTCTCTAATGTTTGTTGTTGTTTGTTCACAAAGTAATCATAGGTAATTTTCTCATACTGAGGAATTATGTTGTTCATTACATATATAGCTACAATGGTTGATGGTAAGAATGCTACTATCAGTGTAAGAACAAGTATTTTAAATCTCAGCTCCACCTTGCCCCATCCTCTATTTTTACTTTGTTTTGCCCATTCTAATTTGTCGATTTTTGTCTAAATTTAGTATAGCATAAATTAGCTTGAAATGTCATTTGTGAAATATTTCTAAACTACATTATTTCTTCTCTCTTAAAATATATAAAATCTTTTCCCACAAGGTCAAATGGCAGCTTATATCCTATTATCTCACCTTTTTTTAAAACTTCCCCTTTTTGAACGTTTAAAACATCAACATTTTCAAGCCTATAAAGTATCCTGCTACCTTGCTGTATGATAATATCAAAAGTTTCACCTTTTTTAATAATTTCTACTACCTTTCCATCACAGGGACTGAGAATATTAGTTTTCTTTTTAACTATAATAAAAGTTCCTCCATCGTCAGAGGATTGAATTTGACCATCTACAGGATATATGTAGGATGTAGAAGATAAACTTTTTGTCAAGCTGTCCTTGCTTGCCGGTTTTGAAAAAGATAAAGGCTGTAAAAAATCTTCTACCCATTTTACTAAGTCCGAATAAACTTTTTCATCACGCTGAAAATAAAGCTTAGCTTTTTCAAATGAAAAATTTTTAATGTGAATATATTTGAACTTTAATGCAAGGATAAAAAGAAGAATCAAGGCTACTGTTATTGCTTTTATTATCGGTGCTTTTGAACTCTTTTCTGCTATTCTCTTCTTTCTCATTTTCATTACCTCTCTAAATCATTTTCAATTTAATTTCTATTCTTTCATATAAAAAAAGATGATAGCAAGGCTACCTTGCTATCATCTTCTTTGAATAATTTCCTTGATATCTTCAATTATATTTGGAATGATATCAATTATTCTCTCGATGCTGCTGTTTGCTGAAACATTCAAAAGCCTTATCTGGTCCTGTGTTACAACCAAAAACGCAATGGGCATAACAGAGATTCCAGCACCAGTGCCGCCTGCAAAAAGCGGAGTATTTTCGTCGGTCTTATTCATCTTAGTACTATCCTGTTTTATGTCACCCCCACCTGCCACAAAGCCAAACGAAACTTTTGAGACCGGAATTATAACAGCTCCAGCCGAACTTTGAACAGCATCACCCACAATTGTGTTAACGTCAATCATCTGTTTTAGGTTTTCCATTGTTGTCTGCATAAGCATTTCAATTGGATGTGCCAAGTTTAACACCACCCTTCTGTTTTTTTTACTACCTTAAACCAACTGGTCAAAAGCTTCACAGGAAAAATTTTTACATAAACATTTAATTGCAAAATGCTTGATAAAAAATTCTCTCTCAAGAAGGCTTTATAATCAAGCTTGGTATTCTGACCACATGACATTAATATTCCCCAAATTGAATATATACTTGCACTTAAAATACTCAAAATAAAAGCATCTGCACACCAGATGCGCGCAAAAATCTTATCTACTTTCACTACAGTAGACAAAAGGAAGATTCTTATAAGGCTAAATATCATCTTGGTAGAAATAGGCTTTGATTTTTTCTTTTTGGTTTCTCTTTCAATGGAAAAATGTTTAGCTCTTTTGTGCCCAGAAATTTGAATTTGCTTGTAAAATACATGCACATAAATTCCTAAAATGTTAAACTTTACTTTAACAAAAATTGCCTTTTCAACTCTTATCTCAATCAAAAATATTTTTGGCAGGAAAAGATAAATAGGCAATAGCGCAAAGAGCAAGAAATAAAAGAAAGTTTTCAATTTCTACCGCCTATTAGCCCTCTCAAACTGCTTTTATTTTATTAAAATTATTGCCACAAAAATAAAAGAGGATACATCAAATTGACGTATCCTCTTGCTGTATTTTTAAAATCTTCTCTTTAAGCTCCTCTAAATCTTTAATACCAAGAGAAGTGTAAAAAAGTGAGGTTACCTCATACAAAGCAGGCTTACCAATTGTGTCAAGTCTTCCAGCTTCTCTGATGAGCCCTTTTTCTATAAGGCTTTTTATGACATTCTCGCTGCTGACCCCTCTTATCTTTTCTATCTCTTGTCTTGTAATGGGACCTTTTAACGCAACAATCGATAACACCTCATACGCCGCTTGAGAA
This window encodes:
- the ytfJ gene encoding GerW family sporulation protein produces the protein MAHPIEMLMQTTMENLKQMIDVNTIVGDAVQSSAGAVIIPVSKVSFGFVAGGGDIKQDSTKMNKTDENTPLFAGGTGAGISVMPIAFLVVTQDQIRLLNVSANSSIERIIDIIPNIIEDIKEIIQRR
- a CDS encoding HD domain-containing phosphohydrolase; this encodes MELRFKILVLTLIVAFLPSTIVAIYVMNNIIPQYEKITYDYFVNKQQQTLERITQKIFDDMTTIAKDYAIWNELYRAVVTKDEETINFYWTSWLYQKPYNFSLIIGFSKEGKIISYHSPFGDIKSSDNTKIFKIFKKVISTVYPSDDINLIPVERGFLKINGKVFAFVCSPVLDDKDLAKPVAGALFLARDIDEFVSLIQPYIVDRIYFVDKTNTTTEENFLKNHVELFDIEGYRIGTLVIDYNEKTLVNIKRHFEKLLIITFSFLMALTLLIAFLGGVYLTRRVIQLEDYAISLFSGINGDVTTPKPNVKKEGRFKNVELILEYFSNEIKSKISILKQQDKLLKELFEKEKRNFEGAIKLLISIIEMKDPYTKGHAERVMKYSKKIGEKLFSKGYKIDLFDLEIAAYLHDIGKIVIPESILNKPDKLTQEEYSIVKRHSLDGYNILSNIEYFDNIKEVVLYHHENIDGSGYPLGIKGDKIPLESKIISVADVFDALTTDRPYRKAFSEEKALEIMKEEVGKKFDPEVFEAFLNVLKEEKISNSVEMKIDG
- a CDS encoding M23 family metallopeptidase, which codes for MRKKRIAEKSSKAPIIKAITVALILLFILALKFKYIHIKNFSFEKAKLYFQRDEKVYSDLVKWVEDFLQPLSFSKPASKDSLTKSLSSTSYIYPVDGQIQSSDDGGTFIIVKKKTNILSPCDGKVVEIIKKGETFDIIIQQGSRILYRLENVDVLNVQKGEVLKKGEIIGYKLPFDLVGKDFIYFKREEIM
- the scpB gene encoding SMC-Scp complex subunit ScpB — its product is MVMEAAKIKSVVESILFLAAEPLDVQKLAKILGVEYQEVKNCVEQLKQEYLQQNRGFLITEQENGYVLVTNPENSGYIREYFDLEQKYVSLSQAAYEVLSIVALKGPITRQEIEKIRGVSSENVIKSLIEKGLIREAGRLDTIGKPALYEVTSLFYTSLGIKDLEELKEKILKIQQEDTSI